Proteins from a single region of Deltaproteobacteria bacterium:
- a CDS encoding MBOAT family protein: protein MLFNSQAFVWAFLPVVLLGYGLAVRRGRAVAITWLTATSLFFYGWWNWRYVFLLLGSLAFNYVWGLLLRRHANRALLTCGIALNLTVLGYFKYANFLVDTANIVAGASWRIEPVALPLAVSFFTFEQITYLVDAYRGAPYGQNFLSYCLFTTFFPRLIAGPIVRPAEILPQLNRVSTFVLTPANVATGLFVFAIGLFKKVILADTLAPWAAPVFDRAPAVFFADAWGATLAFALQLYFDFSGYSDMAIGLAQLFNIRLPENFSSPYQARSMIDFWRRWHITLSSFLRDYLYIPLGGSRRGEVRHYLNLLITMLLGGLWHGASWKFVLWGGLLGLCLAINHLWRRSRIELPTALSWALTFAAILVAWVIFRAPSLARAQLVLLAMVGVSDASLELTPRFFDADEWQWLLAGLALVLWSPNRRAVQAMIERQWRSDHVYAAAFAVMAGLCLLRLGDPSPFLYFQF, encoded by the coding sequence ATGCTGTTCAACTCGCAGGCGTTTGTCTGGGCGTTCTTGCCGGTGGTGCTGCTCGGCTACGGGCTGGCCGTTCGCCGCGGCCGAGCCGTCGCGATCACTTGGCTGACGGCAACCTCGCTGTTCTTTTACGGCTGGTGGAATTGGCGCTACGTCTTCTTGCTATTGGGCTCGCTCGCCTTCAACTACGTTTGGGGGCTGCTGCTGCGCCGGCACGCTAACCGGGCGCTTTTGACCTGCGGCATCGCGCTCAACCTGACGGTGCTGGGCTACTTCAAGTACGCCAACTTCCTGGTTGACACGGCCAACATCGTGGCCGGAGCAAGTTGGCGGATCGAGCCGGTGGCATTGCCGCTGGCGGTGTCATTCTTCACCTTCGAGCAGATCACTTATCTCGTCGATGCCTACCGCGGCGCCCCGTACGGGCAGAACTTCCTCAGCTACTGCCTATTCACCACCTTCTTCCCGCGGCTGATCGCGGGCCCGATCGTGCGCCCGGCGGAAATCCTGCCGCAGCTCAACCGAGTAAGCACCTTCGTCCTAACCCCGGCCAACGTCGCCACCGGCCTGTTCGTATTCGCCATCGGCCTGTTTAAGAAGGTGATCCTGGCCGATACGCTCGCCCCGTGGGCGGCGCCGGTGTTCGACCGGGCACCGGCGGTGTTTTTCGCCGACGCCTGGGGTGCGACGCTGGCGTTCGCGCTGCAACTCTACTTCGATTTTTCGGGCTACTCGGACATGGCGATCGGGTTGGCGCAGTTGTTCAACATTCGGCTCCCGGAGAACTTCTCCTCGCCCTACCAAGCGCGCAGCATGATCGACTTCTGGCGGCGCTGGCACATTACGCTCTCGAGCTTCTTGCGCGACTACCTTTACATTCCCCTCGGCGGCAGCCGCCGTGGGGAGGTGCGGCATTACCTGAATCTCCTCATCACCATGCTGCTGGGCGGCTTGTGGCACGGGGCGAGCTGGAAGTTCGTTCTCTGGGGCGGACTGCTCGGTCTTTGTCTGGCGATCAACCACCTCTGGCGCCGGAGCCGGATCGAGCTGCCAACTGCCTTGAGTTGGGCGCTCACCTTCGCGGCCATACTGGTGGCGTGGGTGATCTTCCGCGCCCCATCGCTGGCGCGGGCGCAGCTTGTGCTGCTCGCGATGGTGGGCGTGAGCGATGCCAGCCTCGAGCTCACACCACGTTTCTTCGATGCCGACGAATGGCAGTGGCTGCTGGCCGGTTTGGCGCTGGTGCTGTGGTCTCCCAACCGCCGCGCGGTGCAAGCTATGATCGAACGGCAGTGGCGCAGTGATCACGTCTACGCCGCCGCTTTCGCAGTCATGGCGGGTTTGTGCTTGCTGCGCTTGGGTGACCCGTCCCCCTTCCTGTACTTCCAGTTTTGA
- a CDS encoding NAD-dependent succinate-semialdehyde dehydrogenase, which translates to MTSDPFPPSSMFIDGDWTAASDGARMNIINPATEEVADSVPVATAADLDRALAAADRAWRSWREVDAWTRSAALRRVAQLIRERAAAIAAVLTEEQGKPLAEAKGEVLAAADQFDWYADEARRIYGRVIDGHSREQRLLVLRQSIGPVAAFSPWNFPALLPARKIAPALAAGCAIVVKPAEEAPRTAFCLAQACHDAGIPPGTVNVVTGNPAFISRHLIGSSVIRKVSLTGSVPVGREILRLCAEGIKAVSMELGGHAPVLVFADADIEQAAETAARGKFRNNGQVCIAASRFYVHESVAARFTERFVEVTQALRLGDGRDPRTDIGPLANRRRLEAAEGLIADALARGAVLRCGGRRPPEFTRGFFFEPAVLTGVDATMRVMTEEPFGPIAPIATFADLPDALAQANASPYGLAGYVFTRDTRTAFLASEGLEVGMVGVNNLVIAAAEIPFGGVKQSGFGREGGSEGIESYTATKYVNIRL; encoded by the coding sequence ATGACCTCCGATCCTTTTCCTCCATCCTCAATGTTCATCGATGGCGACTGGACCGCTGCGTCCGACGGCGCGCGCATGAACATCATCAACCCCGCCACCGAGGAAGTTGCCGACTCGGTGCCGGTGGCAACGGCGGCGGACTTGGACCGGGCGCTGGCAGCGGCGGATCGTGCCTGGCGATCGTGGCGCGAGGTTGATGCGTGGACACGCAGCGCGGCTCTGCGCCGCGTCGCGCAGCTGATCCGTGAGCGCGCCGCGGCCATCGCGGCGGTGCTCACCGAAGAGCAGGGCAAGCCGTTGGCGGAGGCGAAGGGCGAGGTGCTGGCGGCGGCCGATCAGTTCGATTGGTACGCCGACGAGGCGCGGCGCATTTACGGCCGAGTGATCGACGGTCATTCGCGCGAGCAGCGTTTGCTCGTATTGCGCCAGTCGATTGGGCCGGTGGCCGCGTTCAGCCCGTGGAATTTTCCGGCGCTGCTGCCGGCGCGCAAGATCGCGCCGGCGTTGGCGGCCGGCTGCGCGATCGTCGTCAAGCCCGCCGAAGAAGCCCCGCGCACGGCATTCTGTCTCGCCCAGGCCTGCCATGACGCCGGTATTCCGCCGGGCACGGTCAACGTCGTCACCGGCAACCCGGCATTCATCAGCCGGCACCTGATTGGCTCCAGCGTCATTCGCAAGGTGAGTCTCACCGGCTCGGTGCCGGTCGGGCGCGAGATCTTGCGTCTGTGTGCTGAGGGCATCAAAGCCGTCTCGATGGAGTTGGGCGGACACGCACCGGTGTTGGTGTTTGCCGATGCCGACATCGAGCAGGCCGCCGAAACCGCGGCCCGCGGCAAGTTCCGCAACAACGGGCAGGTCTGCATCGCCGCCAGCCGGTTCTACGTGCACGAATCGGTCGCCGCGCGGTTTACCGAACGCTTCGTCGAGGTGACGCAGGCGCTCCGCTTGGGCGACGGACGCGACCCGCGCACCGACATCGGCCCGCTCGCCAACCGGCGGCGGCTGGAGGCGGCCGAGGGGCTGATCGCGGACGCACTCGCTCGCGGCGCCGTGTTACGCTGCGGCGGGCGGCGGCCGCCAGAGTTCACGCGCGGATTCTTTTTCGAGCCGGCGGTGCTCACCGGCGTCGATGCCACCATGCGGGTGATGACCGAGGAGCCCTTCGGCCCGATCGCGCCGATCGCCACGTTCGCCGATCTCCCCGATGCGCTCGCGCAAGCGAACGCATCGCCGTACGGGCTTGCCGGCTACGTCTTCACGCGCGACACGCGCACCGCGTTCCTGGCCTCGGAAGGATTGGAAGTCGGCATGGTCGGCGTGAACAACCTCGTCATCGCGGCAGCGGAGATCCCGTTCGGCGGGGTGAAACAGTCCGGCTTCGGCCGCGAAGGCGGCAGCGAGGGCATCGAGTCGTACACCGCCACCAAGTACGTCAACATCCGGCTGTGA
- a CDS encoding glycosyltransferase family 2 protein, giving the protein MSEADANLAVAESAVAAGELAGDGLEVSVVLPCLNEASTVGACVHKASQTLQRLGLRAEVIVVDNGSTDGSAAAAATSGARVVREPSRGYGSALMCGIAAARAPVIIMADADDSYDLTDLERFVAAVRAGADLVMGSRRRGAIEPGAMPVLHRWFGNPLFSAIVQWLFRVELSDTHCGMRAFTKQAYRRMQLQTTGMEFASEMVVKAALAGLRIREIPITLHRDGRCRPSHLRSFRDGWRHLRFILLFSPSYLFLAPGILCMVIGLLPLILLGNGPRDFAGLHFDVHYMVLGSLLSVLGYQIVTTGIFAKAYSHSARLYAPDRTLAWLMRYFNLERGLAVGGLLFGLGFSIDAAILVRWLASGMGGLDAVRPALRASTLMIVGAQTIFSSFFLSMLAVPRRPPVT; this is encoded by the coding sequence ATGTCGGAGGCGGATGCGAACCTTGCAGTAGCCGAGAGCGCAGTTGCCGCTGGCGAGCTGGCAGGCGACGGGCTCGAGGTGTCGGTGGTGTTGCCGTGTTTGAACGAGGCGAGCACGGTGGGTGCGTGCGTACACAAGGCCAGCCAGACGCTACAACGCCTTGGCCTTCGCGCCGAGGTGATCGTGGTCGACAACGGCTCCACCGACGGCTCGGCGGCGGCCGCCGCCACCAGCGGTGCGCGGGTTGTGCGTGAACCTAGCCGCGGTTACGGCAGCGCGTTGATGTGCGGAATTGCGGCGGCGCGGGCGCCGGTCATCATCATGGCCGATGCCGACGATTCCTACGACCTGACGGACCTCGAACGGTTCGTCGCCGCCGTACGGGCGGGAGCGGATCTGGTGATGGGCTCGCGCCGGCGTGGCGCGATCGAGCCGGGGGCCATGCCCGTGTTGCATCGCTGGTTCGGCAACCCGTTGTTTTCGGCCATCGTGCAGTGGCTGTTTCGCGTCGAGTTGTCCGATACCCATTGCGGCATGCGCGCGTTCACCAAGCAGGCCTACCGGCGCATGCAGTTGCAGACCACCGGTATGGAGTTCGCCTCCGAGATGGTGGTTAAGGCGGCGCTGGCCGGGCTGAGGATTCGGGAGATTCCGATCACGCTGCATCGCGATGGCCGCTGCCGGCCTTCGCACTTGCGCTCCTTTCGCGACGGCTGGCGCCATCTGCGCTTCATCCTGCTGTTCTCGCCCAGCTACCTCTTCCTGGCCCCCGGCATCCTTTGCATGGTCATCGGCCTGCTGCCGTTGATCTTGCTCGGCAACGGGCCGCGGGATTTCGCCGGCCTCCATTTCGATGTTCACTACATGGTGCTGGGCAGCCTCTTGAGCGTGCTGGGCTATCAAATTGTGACGACCGGCATCTTCGCCAAAGCCTACTCGCACTCTGCGCGCCTCTATGCCCCCGACCGAACGCTGGCCTGGCTAATGCGCTACTTCAATCTCGAACGCGGCCTGGCGGTCGGCGGCCTGTTGTTCGGGCTCGGCTTCAGCATCGACGCTGCCATCCTGGTGCGCTGGCTCGCTAGCGGTATGGGCGGCCTCGACGCGGTGCGGCCGGCGCTACGAGCCTCGACGTTGATGATCGTCGGCGCGCAGACGATTTTCTCCTCCTTCTTTCTCAGCATGCTGGCGGTGCCGCGCCGCCCGCCCGTCACCTGA
- a CDS encoding glycosyltransferase family 4 protein has protein sequence MRCPNRPLRIGIVTDGLEERVTAGAVHIANGGVGVYIYNLVKELRAIDQATEYVLIRHGTGRLDIYDRGRQCAVPVRSTLAAKVLRALEYAYRRLADELQLDLLHFPNQFGGTFLPRRIKRVVTLHDLTPLLLPHCHPWERRMAYRLFMRRALRRADHVLVDSASTGADLMRLGIVAASNITTVPLGVAEHFRFATPSADLRQRYDLPDRFILSVGVLEPRKNHALLFEALRRLHAAGEQTGLVLVGRDGWRWQDPLANPAVAPLRPWVRIFRDVPDTDLVEFYRHAEVFAFPSLYEGFGLPVVEAMACGTPVVAARAASLPEVVGEAGLLAAPTDAGELAARLLEVLRNRTVRERLVAAGRQRAQQLSWRRTAEHTRAIYEQVCRT, from the coding sequence ATGCGTTGCCCGAATCGGCCGCTACGAATCGGCATCGTTACCGACGGGCTGGAGGAGCGTGTCACGGCCGGCGCCGTGCACATCGCCAACGGCGGCGTGGGCGTGTACATCTACAACCTGGTCAAGGAACTGCGGGCGATCGACCAAGCCACCGAGTACGTGCTGATCCGCCACGGCACCGGTCGCCTCGACATCTATGACCGTGGCCGCCAATGCGCAGTACCGGTGCGCTCGACGCTGGCGGCGAAGGTGTTGCGCGCACTCGAGTATGCGTATCGCCGCCTGGCCGACGAGTTACAGCTGGACCTGCTGCACTTCCCCAATCAGTTCGGCGGCACCTTCCTGCCCCGGCGCATCAAGCGGGTGGTCACGCTGCACGACCTCACGCCGTTGCTGCTGCCGCACTGCCACCCTTGGGAGCGAAGAATGGCGTACCGGCTGTTCATGCGCCGCGCCCTGCGCCGCGCCGACCATGTGCTGGTCGACTCCGCCAGCACCGGCGCTGACCTCATGCGCCTCGGCATCGTCGCCGCAAGCAACATCACCACGGTTCCGCTCGGCGTGGCGGAGCACTTCCGGTTCGCAACCCCGAGCGCGGATCTCAGGCAGCGCTACGATCTGCCCGACCGATTCATATTGAGCGTCGGGGTGTTGGAGCCGCGCAAGAATCACGCGTTGCTGTTCGAGGCCCTGCGCCGCCTGCACGCGGCGGGCGAGCAGACCGGGCTGGTGTTGGTAGGGCGCGACGGCTGGCGCTGGCAAGACCCGCTGGCTAACCCGGCGGTGGCGCCGTTACGTCCGTGGGTGCGGATCTTCCGCGACGTGCCCGACACCGATTTGGTCGAGTTCTACCGCCACGCCGAGGTCTTCGCCTTCCCATCGCTCTACGAGGGGTTTGGCCTGCCGGTGGTTGAGGCCATGGCCTGCGGCACGCCGGTGGTGGCGGCACGGGCGGCATCGCTGCCGGAGGTCGTTGGCGAGGCCGGGCTGCTCGCCGCTCCGACCGATGCCGGCGAGCTAGCGGCACGGCTGCTGGAGGTCCTGCGCAATCGCACCGTCCGCGAGCGCTTGGTGGCCGCCGGCCGGCAGCGGGCGCAGCAGCTGTCGTGGCGGCGCACTGCCGAACACACACGCGCGATCTACGAGCAGGTCTGCCGCACCTAG
- a CDS encoding phosphatase PAP2 family protein has protein sequence MTEGGWLATLASYDTALLLIIGAQLRTKLLDALMLYVTEPQNFYLPIAAIAAYRMTLGGGGTRWRHRWLLAGGALLLLGVVDGSATMVKNLVQRARPCHVLVGVELIGSCSDSFSFPSNHAANVFALAAAVAAYDPRFGWLWFAPAALVAYSRVYLGVHYPSDVLCGALAGLAVGRAAGLLAAAPARAPD, from the coding sequence ATGACGGAAGGCGGCTGGCTGGCGACGCTTGCATCCTATGACACCGCGCTGCTGCTAATCATCGGCGCGCAGCTGCGCACGAAACTCCTCGATGCGCTGATGCTGTATGTAACCGAGCCGCAGAATTTCTATCTTCCCATCGCGGCAATCGCTGCCTACCGGATGACATTGGGAGGCGGCGGTACCCGGTGGCGACACCGCTGGCTACTGGCCGGCGGTGCGTTGCTGTTGCTCGGGGTGGTGGACGGCAGCGCCACTATGGTGAAGAACCTGGTGCAGCGAGCGCGTCCGTGCCACGTGCTGGTGGGCGTTGAGCTGATCGGCTCGTGTTCCGATTCGTTTTCGTTTCCGTCGAATCATGCGGCCAACGTCTTCGCCCTAGCCGCGGCGGTGGCGGCCTATGACCCTCGCTTCGGCTGGCTGTGGTTCGCGCCGGCAGCCTTGGTGGCGTACTCGCGGGTCTACCTCGGGGTGCACTACCCGTCCGACGTCTTGTGCGGCGCTCTGGCCGGGTTGGCAGTGGGCCGCGCCGCGGGCTTGTTGGCCGCCGCCCCGGCGCGCGCGCCGGATTAG
- a CDS encoding glycosyltransferase family 4 protein, with amino-acid sequence MRIAIVYDCLYPYTIGGAERWYASLAERLSARHEVTYVTRRQWGRADRPAGPGGAQVVVVSGGRRLYTAGGRRAILSPLRFGWGVFWHLRRRRRDYDVVHTCGFPYFSLVAARAACAWGGPAVVTDWIEIWSPQYWREYLGRLRGGIGAVVQQLCIRLTERAFVLSQLQARRLLKEGYRGQPVVLSGIYAGPSVTTNGGLPVDDPLVVYVGRHIREKRARVIPAAVALARDRIPQLRATIFGDGPDHRRVLAEIERLGLADRICCPGFVAWEEIDTTLQRATCLLLPSQREGYGLVVVEAAARGVPSIVVRAPDNAAIELIVPGENGLVVDSAEPGVLAEAIAAVHAAGPALRQRTRAWYEQNAGRLAIDAALAQVEAVYAQVTAPAAGRQPV; translated from the coding sequence ATGCGCATCGCCATCGTTTACGATTGCCTGTACCCGTACACCATCGGGGGCGCGGAACGCTGGTATGCCAGCCTGGCCGAGCGCCTGAGCGCGCGCCACGAGGTGACCTACGTCACCCGCCGGCAGTGGGGGCGTGCGGACCGGCCGGCCGGGCCAGGGGGGGCGCAGGTGGTGGTCGTCTCCGGCGGGCGCCGACTCTACACTGCCGGCGGCCGGCGCGCGATCTTGAGCCCGCTGCGCTTCGGCTGGGGGGTGTTCTGGCACCTGCGGCGGCGGCGGCGGGACTACGACGTCGTCCACACCTGCGGCTTCCCTTACTTCTCCCTGGTGGCGGCGCGCGCGGCCTGCGCCTGGGGCGGTCCGGCGGTGGTGACGGATTGGATCGAGATCTGGAGCCCGCAGTACTGGCGTGAATACTTGGGCCGCCTGCGCGGCGGGATCGGCGCCGTTGTACAGCAGCTGTGCATTCGTCTCACAGAGCGTGCGTTTGTGCTGTCGCAGCTGCAGGCCAGGCGACTGCTCAAGGAAGGGTATCGCGGCCAACCGGTCGTGCTTTCGGGCATCTACGCCGGGCCGTCGGTGACCACTAACGGCGGGCTGCCGGTTGACGATCCGCTGGTGGTGTACGTCGGCCGGCACATCCGCGAGAAGCGCGCGCGGGTGATTCCGGCGGCGGTTGCGCTGGCGCGAGATCGCATCCCGCAGTTGCGGGCGACGATCTTCGGTGACGGCCCGGATCACCGGCGGGTTCTGGCGGAGATTGAAAGGCTGGGCTTGGCCGACCGCATTTGCTGTCCCGGCTTCGTCGCTTGGGAGGAGATCGACACCACGCTGCAACGCGCTACCTGCCTGCTGTTGCCCTCGCAACGCGAAGGCTACGGGCTGGTGGTGGTTGAAGCCGCGGCGCGTGGGGTGCCGTCGATCGTGGTGCGCGCACCCGACAATGCTGCCATCGAGCTGATTGTGCCGGGCGAGAATGGCCTGGTGGTGGACAGCGCCGAGCCCGGCGTGCTGGCCGAGGCCATCGCCGCGGTGCACGCCGCCGGCCCGGCCCTGCGCCAGCGCACCCGGGCGTGGTACGAGCAGAACGCCGGGCGCCTGGCCATCGACGCAGCGCTGGCGCAGGTGGAGGCGGTGTATGCCCAGGTGACCGCACCAGCAGCGGGCCGACAACCGGTATGA